The proteins below come from a single Myxococcus xanthus genomic window:
- a CDS encoding cytochrome P450, which produces MSKTNAPSGLGSEYHPLDSPQLENPHPFLARARSEEPVFFSPALGAWVVTRHADISAVVADTTRFSSAESITVGAATTPPEVVTALMDGYPLVPSLVDNDPPAHGRFRSLVSKAFTGRRLAEKEPFIRTLVDALIHSFRHERQADLFLRFAHPLSCSIIAEILGIPSSDIHRFRRWSDELSTVLAAHGPIEHQVACAQGVVEFQRYLASTLKEREVSPREDLLSDIVTGAQGMTPPMSMAELVSLLMQVHFAGHETTAGLIVGAVELLLEHPEQLRALRDDPGLIAGAVEEAVRMISPVHAMFRTALEAVEIGGVPIPKGAHIRIVYASANRDEARFHEPERFDIRRPEVKKHLAFGQGLHFCIGAPLARLEARLAVEALLRSLPGLRLVPGQKPGFLRSVTVRRHESLEVAWDVQANQAL; this is translated from the coding sequence ATGTCCAAGACCAACGCCCCTTCAGGACTCGGGTCCGAGTACCACCCGCTCGACTCTCCCCAGCTCGAGAATCCGCATCCGTTCCTCGCGCGTGCACGGAGTGAGGAACCGGTGTTCTTCAGTCCGGCGTTGGGGGCGTGGGTGGTGACGCGCCATGCGGACATCAGCGCCGTGGTCGCCGATACCACACGCTTCTCGTCCGCAGAGTCCATCACGGTGGGCGCCGCGACGACGCCGCCGGAGGTGGTCACCGCGCTGATGGACGGTTACCCCCTGGTGCCAAGCCTCGTCGACAATGATCCGCCAGCGCATGGCCGCTTCCGGAGCCTCGTCAGCAAGGCCTTTACCGGGAGGCGCCTCGCGGAGAAGGAGCCCTTCATCCGCACCCTCGTGGACGCGCTCATCCACTCCTTCAGGCACGAGAGGCAGGCGGACCTGTTCCTCCGGTTCGCCCATCCGCTGTCGTGCAGCATCATCGCGGAGATTCTCGGAATCCCCAGCTCGGACATCCACCGGTTCCGGCGCTGGTCCGATGAGCTGTCCACGGTCCTCGCGGCGCATGGCCCCATCGAGCACCAGGTCGCATGCGCGCAAGGCGTGGTCGAGTTCCAGCGATACCTGGCCTCGACACTCAAGGAGCGGGAGGTGTCCCCCCGAGAGGACCTGCTGAGCGACATCGTCACCGGGGCGCAGGGGATGACGCCGCCCATGAGCATGGCGGAGCTCGTGAGCCTGCTGATGCAGGTGCACTTCGCGGGACATGAGACGACCGCGGGCCTCATCGTGGGAGCGGTGGAGCTCCTACTCGAGCATCCGGAGCAACTGCGGGCACTTCGGGACGACCCGGGCCTCATCGCAGGCGCGGTCGAGGAGGCGGTGCGGATGATCTCCCCCGTGCATGCCATGTTCCGTACGGCGCTGGAGGCGGTGGAGATTGGGGGTGTGCCCATTCCCAAGGGAGCCCACATCCGCATCGTCTACGCGTCGGCCAACCGCGACGAGGCCCGGTTCCACGAGCCTGAGCGCTTCGACATCCGGCGGCCTGAGGTCAAGAAGCACCTCGCCTTCGGGCAGGGCCTCCATTTCTGCATCGGCGCGCCGCTCGCGCGGCTCGAGGCACGCCTGGCAGTGGAGGCGCTGCTTCGAAGTCTCCCGGGGCTCCGGCTCGTACCGGGGCAGAAGCCGGGCTTCCTGAGGAGCGTCACCGTCCGGAGGCACGAGAGCCTCGAGGTCGCGTGGGACGTCCAGGCGAATCAGGCCCTCTGA
- a CDS encoding galactose-binding domain-containing protein, with amino-acid sequence MLPSLSRSGLPIWTLVLAMLLCGTANAQFTGKRRAYASSFWGGTGASGKTISWSALYVALPLDYGYNAANNTIVNLAGVTAAQSDLRTSSTRSLKWGTQIRITNRHPGHAGYGRSVLTTLQDSGPADSILSDAALGGRAASPYKPLGCWIDVTPGVKQALGSTKPETENLIVDFEVVNDLGSSLDLDSNPNLAFGMAASASDSENTGISAPIAAVDGNGAYHLENYRSAWRSAYHANTSDTVWLNVNLGRAEAVRRVVVKWGSFVPPGYTLMGWTPGMSSWVTLATRTGAGGGTHVHSFTSDQTYQYFGLSMSGATRYDVKELEVYRWDY; translated from the coding sequence ATGCTCCCATCCCTGTCCCGCAGCGGCCTGCCCATCTGGACGCTCGTGCTCGCCATGCTCCTCTGCGGCACCGCCAACGCGCAGTTCACCGGCAAGCGCCGCGCCTATGCCTCCAGCTTCTGGGGTGGCACCGGCGCCAGTGGGAAGACCATCTCCTGGAGCGCGCTCTACGTCGCGCTCCCCCTGGACTACGGCTACAACGCCGCCAACAACACCATCGTCAACCTGGCTGGCGTCACCGCGGCCCAATCGGACCTGCGCACCAGCAGCACGCGTTCGCTGAAGTGGGGCACGCAGATTCGCATCACCAACCGCCACCCGGGGCACGCGGGCTATGGCCGCAGCGTCCTCACCACGCTCCAGGACTCCGGGCCCGCCGATAGCATCCTCAGTGACGCCGCGCTGGGCGGCCGCGCGGCATCTCCCTACAAGCCCCTGGGGTGCTGGATTGACGTCACCCCGGGCGTGAAACAGGCGCTGGGCAGCACGAAGCCGGAGACGGAAAACCTCATCGTCGACTTCGAAGTCGTGAACGACCTCGGCAGCTCACTCGATCTGGACTCCAACCCCAACCTTGCCTTCGGCATGGCGGCCAGCGCGAGCGACTCGGAGAACACGGGCATCAGCGCCCCCATCGCCGCCGTGGACGGCAATGGCGCCTACCACCTGGAGAACTATCGCAGCGCATGGCGCTCGGCGTACCACGCCAACACCTCGGACACGGTGTGGCTCAACGTCAACCTGGGCCGGGCGGAGGCCGTGCGCCGCGTCGTCGTGAAATGGGGCAGCTTCGTGCCCCCCGGCTACACGCTGATGGGCTGGACGCCGGGCATGAGTTCCTGGGTGACGCTCGCCACCCGCACGGGCGCGGGCGGTGGCACGCACGTCCACTCCTTCACGTCGGACCAGACGTACCAGTACTTCGGCCTGAGCATGAGCGGCGCGACCCGCTATGACGTGAAGGAACTGGAAGTCTACCGCTGGGACTACTGA
- the traA gene encoding outer membrane exchange protein TraA family protein encodes MRLLRILMLLMCGLFIPRTASAQAVVVSGPPVAPLPEMTGAGLCVATSVSQNPAADFPQAQSTYIAGINAFMEANRGNRVTSVLRTPLDLSNNLNDGRTLSYGDFTGAVAGCPVGGCDFGYSDAVTSFATRLRGFIAVTSDMVDRPLHFGFYADDSVSLALFDRDQTSYPVINRPLTLGFPTWRATNTVHFAQPGLYGVEVLHTNVGEHAALEMSVYDGVFTDFERAATMPPIINLATEGFVLVTPGMFHQTESGQPSFPTPTECAQCNRQFANAPGNGGCETGYRCNAAALCAPCDSSLFCGESCAPCGASTPYCVSQTEGFVCAQCQDANDCVAPDECHLPICTETGNCASTPVEDGTECTGGTCQQGECRPVDAGTPDAGEADGGEADGGAADAGPSDGGATDAGAADAGEADAGPSDGGATDAGVTDAGATDAGGPGEVDGGSNPGVDGGSTDTDGGNPTADSGVPAGDAGSLAGGSPEDPSEPESGCGCQGGPSALFPMALLALSLVVRRGRR; translated from the coding sequence ATGCGATTGCTCCGCATCCTCATGCTCTTGATGTGTGGATTGTTCATTCCTCGCACCGCCAGCGCTCAGGCCGTCGTGGTGAGTGGACCTCCCGTGGCGCCCCTTCCCGAGATGACGGGGGCGGGTCTCTGCGTCGCGACGAGCGTCTCGCAGAATCCCGCGGCTGACTTCCCCCAGGCTCAGTCGACGTACATCGCTGGTATCAATGCCTTCATGGAGGCGAACCGGGGCAACCGCGTCACTTCGGTGCTGCGGACGCCCTTGGACCTGTCCAACAACCTCAATGACGGGAGGACGCTGAGCTACGGGGACTTCACTGGGGCCGTCGCGGGCTGCCCCGTCGGCGGGTGTGACTTCGGCTACAGCGATGCCGTCACATCCTTCGCGACCCGCCTGCGTGGCTTCATCGCGGTCACGAGCGACATGGTCGACAGGCCCCTGCACTTCGGGTTCTACGCCGACGACTCGGTGAGCCTGGCGCTCTTCGACCGCGACCAGACGAGCTACCCGGTCATCAACCGTCCGCTGACGCTCGGCTTTCCGACGTGGCGCGCCACCAACACGGTCCACTTCGCGCAGCCCGGACTCTACGGCGTGGAGGTGCTCCACACGAACGTCGGGGAGCACGCCGCACTCGAGATGTCGGTATACGACGGCGTCTTCACGGACTTCGAGAGGGCAGCGACCATGCCGCCCATCATCAATCTGGCTACCGAGGGCTTCGTGCTTGTCACGCCCGGCATGTTCCATCAGACGGAGTCGGGGCAGCCCTCGTTCCCAACTCCCACCGAGTGCGCCCAATGCAACCGTCAGTTCGCCAACGCGCCAGGGAATGGGGGATGCGAGACGGGCTACCGCTGCAACGCGGCGGCCTTGTGCGCTCCCTGTGATTCATCGCTCTTCTGTGGGGAGTCGTGCGCTCCGTGCGGTGCATCGACGCCGTACTGTGTGAGCCAGACCGAGGGCTTCGTCTGTGCGCAGTGTCAGGATGCGAATGACTGTGTGGCGCCGGATGAATGCCACCTGCCCATCTGCACGGAGACGGGCAACTGCGCCTCCACTCCCGTGGAGGATGGCACGGAGTGCACGGGAGGGACCTGCCAGCAGGGCGAGTGCAGGCCCGTGGACGCGGGGACCCCCGACGCTGGAGAGGCGGACGGGGGAGAGGCGGACGGGGGAGCGGCGGACGCGGGCCCCTCCGATGGGGGAGCGACGGATGCGGGAGCGGCGGACGCGGGAGAGGCGGACGCGGGCCCCTCCGATGGGGGAGCGACGGATGCGGGAGTGACGGATGCGGGCGCGACGGACGCAGGTGGGCCCGGCGAGGTGGACGGCGGCTCCAACCCTGGCGTGGATGGGGGAAGCACGGACACGGACGGTGGAAATCCCACGGCGGACTCGGGAGTTCCGGCCGGGGACGCGGGCTCTTTGGCTGGAGGCTCGCCGGAGGACCCTTCGGAGCCGGAGTCTGGCTGCGGCTGTCAGGGTGGTCCGTCCGCGCTGTTCCCCATGGCCCTGCTCGCGCTATCGCTCGTCGTGAGACGCGGTCGGCGATAG
- a CDS encoding 50S ribosomal protein L11 methyltransferase, whose amino-acid sequence MNDRLSADTALKRVRRGEFLLYSGDFHNAKQLLGALSRRLPRPAKARSPLEAFRAERRARQLEHETLSRIVVSLDRDYRLGLARAPDTSLACHQVWGASTTDTTVVPLKQLLGMLGAAEWRRKGLAVPGLTGLLHPHYGVYLPTRTDYVELLNSVTEVKGKRVFDIGTGTGVLSFILLQRGAASVQATDCDSRAVACSQENAERLGLGKRFQVAEADLFPKGTADLVVCNPPWIPEPPKNRVDRAVFDEDSQFLRRFLEGLSASLAPGGVGLLLLSDLAVLLGLRPPGWLEAEFERCGLSVQWARSTPARHSKAKDASDPLHMARSRERTTLYCLKPVSP is encoded by the coding sequence GTGAATGACCGACTCAGCGCGGATACGGCGCTCAAGCGGGTGCGCCGAGGCGAGTTCCTGCTGTACTCCGGTGACTTCCACAACGCGAAGCAGCTCCTCGGCGCGCTGAGCCGGCGGCTGCCGCGGCCAGCGAAGGCGCGCTCGCCCCTGGAGGCATTCCGTGCCGAGCGGCGGGCCCGGCAGCTCGAACACGAGACGCTGTCGCGCATCGTGGTGTCTCTCGACCGCGATTACCGGCTCGGGCTCGCGCGGGCACCGGATACTTCACTGGCATGCCATCAGGTATGGGGGGCTTCAACGACGGACACCACCGTGGTCCCGCTCAAACAACTCCTCGGCATGCTCGGGGCGGCGGAGTGGCGTCGCAAGGGGCTCGCTGTTCCTGGCCTCACTGGGCTGCTTCACCCGCACTACGGCGTCTACCTTCCGACCCGCACGGATTACGTGGAGTTGCTGAACTCAGTCACGGAGGTGAAGGGCAAGCGCGTGTTCGACATCGGCACTGGGACCGGCGTGCTCTCATTCATCCTCCTTCAGCGGGGCGCGGCGTCCGTGCAGGCGACTGACTGTGACTCTCGCGCCGTGGCCTGTTCCCAGGAGAACGCGGAGCGGCTCGGGCTCGGCAAGCGCTTCCAGGTGGCCGAGGCCGACTTGTTCCCGAAGGGCACGGCGGACCTCGTGGTGTGCAACCCACCCTGGATTCCCGAACCGCCCAAGAACCGGGTGGACCGCGCCGTGTTCGACGAGGACAGCCAGTTCTTGCGGCGCTTTCTCGAAGGACTCTCCGCTTCGCTTGCTCCCGGGGGAGTGGGCCTGCTGCTCCTGTCGGACCTCGCGGTGCTGCTCGGCCTGCGCCCACCCGGGTGGCTCGAAGCGGAGTTCGAACGGTGCGGCCTGTCGGTGCAGTGGGCCCGGTCGACCCCGGCGCGGCATTCGAAAGCGAAGGACGCGTCAGACCCGCTGCACATGGCGCGCTCTCGCGAGCGCACCACGCTCTACTGCCTGAAGCCGGTGAGCCCGTAG
- a CDS encoding flavin monoamine oxidase family protein yields MSERVIILGAGLAGLAAAHALVLAGQDVVVLEARSRVGGRVLTLRQPFLDGMYAEAGAKYVLGGHSTVLGFARRLGLDLDPLPVPHTSALRPFHLRGRRILAPIGDDTSLPHVLRADEQQLGLSGLYRRYVAPLVEAVGDPFHESWPGPGAAHLDGLTLREALAERGASSAAIDAVSLGRFDLVGDGIDASSALGVLRRELLTVGRGGSSAYTLRGGSDRLPVALAKALGGRIQFGWAAKRIEQEQGTVRVSCRGSTGEHRTFTAERLVCAIPFSVLRGVELVPAFSADKLRAIRELEHTSVVRTFIQYRRRLWTEWGWSSGWLTDLPIMHVLDAAPTQPPPSGILEAYRVGPCARAAGLLSEEERIAMAVRGLSQFAPELASEVQCGTSYAWDLDPWARGAFAWFRPRQLTQWGRALATREGRVHFAGDQTSPMPGWMEGALLSGQRAALEILSGASGACMAEGLHGV; encoded by the coding sequence ATGAGCGAACGCGTCATCATTCTGGGCGCGGGCCTCGCAGGACTGGCGGCAGCGCATGCGCTTGTCCTCGCAGGCCAGGACGTCGTCGTGCTCGAGGCGCGCTCTCGAGTCGGTGGCCGGGTCCTGACCCTGCGGCAGCCGTTCCTGGACGGAATGTACGCCGAGGCGGGCGCGAAGTATGTCCTCGGTGGGCACTCGACGGTCCTCGGCTTTGCGAGGAGGCTCGGCCTGGATCTCGACCCGCTGCCAGTTCCGCACACGTCGGCCTTGCGGCCCTTCCATCTTCGGGGACGTCGCATCCTGGCCCCCATTGGTGATGATACGAGCCTCCCGCATGTCCTGAGGGCGGATGAGCAGCAGCTCGGCCTTTCAGGTCTCTATCGGAGGTACGTGGCGCCCCTCGTGGAGGCTGTCGGCGACCCCTTCCATGAGTCCTGGCCCGGTCCAGGCGCGGCCCACCTCGATGGCCTGACCCTTCGTGAGGCCCTCGCGGAACGGGGCGCTTCTTCAGCGGCCATCGACGCGGTGAGCCTGGGGCGGTTTGACCTCGTGGGTGATGGCATCGACGCAAGCTCGGCGCTTGGTGTTCTGCGACGGGAGTTGTTGACGGTCGGCAGAGGAGGCTCGAGCGCCTACACCTTGAGGGGCGGCAGTGACCGGCTTCCCGTCGCCCTGGCGAAAGCGCTCGGTGGAAGGATTCAGTTCGGATGGGCAGCGAAGCGCATCGAGCAGGAACAGGGGACCGTTCGCGTGTCCTGCCGCGGCAGCACGGGAGAGCACAGAACGTTCACAGCGGAGCGGCTCGTGTGCGCCATTCCGTTCTCGGTCCTTCGTGGCGTTGAGCTCGTCCCGGCCTTCTCGGCGGACAAGCTGCGGGCGATTCGCGAGCTCGAGCATACGTCCGTCGTGCGCACCTTCATCCAATACCGGCGCCGCCTCTGGACAGAGTGGGGGTGGTCGAGTGGGTGGCTGACGGACCTCCCCATCATGCACGTCCTTGACGCCGCACCGACACAACCTCCGCCGTCAGGCATCCTTGAAGCGTATCGCGTGGGCCCGTGCGCCCGCGCGGCGGGCCTTCTCTCCGAGGAGGAGCGCATTGCCATGGCTGTGCGGGGCTTGAGTCAGTTCGCGCCGGAGCTGGCCTCCGAAGTGCAGTGCGGAACCTCCTACGCATGGGACCTGGACCCTTGGGCTCGGGGTGCCTTTGCGTGGTTCCGGCCGAGGCAGCTCACGCAGTGGGGACGTGCGCTCGCAACGCGCGAAGGCAGGGTCCACTTCGCCGGAGACCAAACCTCTCCCATGCCCGGCTGGATGGAGGGAGCGCTCTTGTCAGGCCAACGCGCCGCCCTTGAAATCCTGTCAGGAGCCAGCGGGGCGTGCATGGCAGAGGGCCTGCACGGCGTCTGA